A window of Cuculus canorus isolate bCucCan1 chromosome 20, bCucCan1.pri, whole genome shotgun sequence genomic DNA:
ACAAGAAAGGCTTTGAGAGGTCAGCGAGGGGAGATGTCTGGGTATGTGTGTGACCAGGAGAGGGAAAGCCACAGTCAGGCCTGCTTTCTCTTTGGCTTTGAGGCACAGCTCGGGCATGCAGAACAGGGGATATTTTCTCTTTGGCTTGAAAAAGCGGAGTTATTTATGTCCATTTGTGCAGGATAAAGGGTTGTGGAAAGTCCCTGGTGTTCCCAAGATGAAGAATTGCAGTGGTTGTGCTCTACTGGTACACACCACCAGtaaccagcactgctgcctcccCAACTCCCCTCCATCTCAGCAGCGTTGCTGCGAAGGTGTTTCATCACCTGCCACCGTTCCCTTTGCACCCTGCTCAGCGCAGCTGTGAGCATCGTCACCATCGAGTCCTGATGTGTCATGAGTCAGCGCCCCTGTCCCCAGGAAAGGGATTGCTCTGTTAGGCAGCGTGTGACGTCTCCATCCAGCTCCATTCCGGCTTAGCTGAGCTGTGAGCCCGGCACATGGCAGAGAAGTAGACCCAGGAGCTGGGATGCCTCTGGAGTGATTCATCAGATCACCCTGGTAAAGATGGATGATGAGCGAATGTTAGAGCAATGACAGAGTAAACAAATTTGTCAATGATGCGGCCATCTGATGGCACTCTGGGTTTATCTGAAGTGCTAACCAGGACCTGCTCTCTCTTCCCATTGCAGAGCTTCAGCGAGAGGGAAGCATAGAGACGCTCAGTAACAGCTCCGGTTCCACCAGCGGCAGTATCCCACGCAACTTTGATGGCTACAGATCACCTCTCCCGACTAACGAAAACCAGcccctcagccttttccccaCAGGATTCCCTTAAATTAGCCGAACATCAAGGGAACATCCAGACAGGGGAGCGAGCCGCCTCTCCGCCTAAACAATCCCAATGTCTGTCACCTGCCGGCTTGCTGCTGCGCTGGATGGTTCTCGTTACCCTGATAAATATTGACGACTCTTAAACCTTCCTGAAACATAGTCACAAAATCTTGACTTTGTGTTCCTGTGCAATATGAAGAGACTTCGTCTTCAATCCTGATAGCTCTGCGGCTTCTTTTTTTCGCTGTGTTCAGGAAGAGGTTGATTGAAGAGAAATATATCTAAGCCTATTTTGGTCAAGCACATGGTTTCACAACCATTCTCCGCTTTTTCTTGTTGTGAGACAAAAGGAATCTCCATAACTTGGAGGAGCTCTCGCTATTTGCAGAAGTGCCGAGCATTAATGAACGAACTGGAGAGAGTGGAAACTGGAGGACTTTCTGTGGACAGGGTTGATAATGTTATTCCTTCTTCGTTGCGTCTCCTTGCTGCCCTCCTTCCCCACTGATGCTCATCAATGCCAGGAGTATTacaaatggaaatgtttctttttgttctttggaaGAATACTCTCTCTTGCTCCAGTTTTCTTCTAGTCATGTATTTTAGAAACGTACCTAATTGACTAACTGCAGTCACAAATTTCTCATATTTGGTTATAAAAGTTGTTCATTGGAACTCAGATATCTCTGTCCAGAAATGCATGTATCATTGAATAAATCTAAGTTAAACAAGAAACTGCTTAAATGGCCATGTTCATGGAGTGTTACTGGGCTGGCTGTGGGCTTCATACATCTTCCTAGACCAGATTACGTGCATGTTTACTAACTTGAGGGCTTTAATTAAAGCCATCAGTGGATGTTTTGCAGTCAGTCTGGCTTGGGTTTACTGCCCTGCTTTCTCGGTCCTGCGTACAAGGACAGGACTTTTAAAGACTGGGTTGCTGGGTGGTGTGCCTTGCACCCGCTGAGTGCCTCTGAAGATCAACACGCGTCTCCATTCAGGTGCCTGaccccagctccagctccttgtTGCTTGGCGCCCTGCTTCTTTATCCCACTGATTTTGGACCAGGCATGCTGGAAGCAGTTACCCACCATTTATTCTGTTATAGAGGATCACATATAAGAGGTTTTGCAAACCCCTATAGTAGCCTGAACCTATATACCCTACTGAGCACGCAGAGTAAAAACTAGCGACACATAACTCTGCTGATAAAATAGTCGTGGGCTCACACATAGTAACCACACGAATTCCTACATCTCGGCCAACTTGTGTCAAGAAGCAGAGTGTGAGATGGGACTGTCAGCTTATGAAATTCCCTTCCCAATACTTGTTTTTAATAGAAGCCGTTTGAGTCATGGCAATGAGAGGAAACTATCTAAACCCACAAGCCTTTTGCCACTGTTACAGCTCAAACCAGTCACGCTGAGTGATACAGAACTGACCACCCTCTTCCTACTCCATCCCCAAACGCCAAAGATCAAATTCAGTCTCAGGcttgattttcttgtttttaactATAATGCCACAGCTCAGATCTcagaagctttatttttcctctctcttcaggCTCAGAAACCGCTAATAAAAACTGAGAGTCTGCAGcaataatttcagtttcttaCTTGGTTTTCAGTCAGTCCTTTCTCAAGcgaaaaaaaagcttccttgGGGTGAAATCAGAGGAGAGTTCGCCCGTAAGTAAGTACTCGCAGCTCCAGCCCGCTGGCTTTATCTGCTGTAATGCTATGTTTCTTTTATGTCCCTAAAATAATAGCTTGAAGTAAGGGGCTGAGGGTAGAGCTGGCACTGTGGACAAATGGGACCGCAGGGTCAAGTCAGTCCACACCAGTCATGATTTTTAACACAGTTCAAGCCAAGGTCAGCTCCAAAAGTTCAAACAAAATCCATATTAACACATACAGAAGGGATTGTGTTGTCACCATGCTGCTTGTTTCCTTTCAGGCTTTCCAAGGAGCAGCCGTAGGGGACAAAGTTCTTGCAAAGGAAAGACGGCcgctcttctccctcctgccttggACAGCTTGGTTGCTGGTTCCTACACAAAGTAGGATAGCACATAACGCAGAGTGGTGTCAttggaaatgtatttgttgTTGGCAGGCATTAAATCACTTTTTATAAGTGCTGCAATACAGCCATGTGGAAATTCCCAGTCTGCAATAAGCTCCTTTGAATCAGGATGTTTTGTTtaaagtgggggggggggaaaaccCTACAAACTGGGTCtgtaccaaaatattttcagtctggTTCATTGAAAAGAATGTCCTAATTTCCCCACTGTTGATAGCCCCATAGCCAAACTGTTAAGAAAGCCTAGAacttggggggggaaaaaaagaaagaaaagcacactGCTATGAGGTGGCTAATTTAAGTTTAATTTGCTGCTTTCACAGATGACCCAGCAGAATAACCACCAAGTTCCAGCTCTTCAGTGAGCCAGTGAGAGCCGAGTGTGTTGCAACGAATAACTCTGCAGAGTCTAATTGGACAATAACTTTATAGGGTCTGATTCAACACATCCCAGCAGCGCGTGGCTCACTCGCAGTGCACACCCACTCCCACCGATGGCCCCTGATCCCACAAAAGCCCCTTCCCGTTTCAGCTGGGTGCCACGTACTTCCCTGCAACGCCACATTTCCGTCACCTCAACCCCAGCAGCAATACTCTTTTAGGCACCAGGAAAGAGTATCGCTGCTCATTAACGGTGTCTTAAGGGAGTGCAGAAGCTGCTCCTAAGGGAGGTTTGCCCCTGACTTTAATGCAAGCAGCTTTCCAATCTAGGGACATGCTCCGAACCCCACTTAAAGCAAAAAATAGCCAGAAACTCGTGGTCCTCGCAGGGTTTTGGATGAGTGTCTCACGTTGCTGTGGAAATAATCCAGGTGAGTTTCTGAAATGCCAGATTTTCAAATGCAGCGGCTAGCAGGCAGTCGCAGGCAGCTCAGCAAGAATGTTGTGCCATGATATAAACCACTGGCTCCAAAAGAGCCCAAAAGACATGCTGGGCTCGCAGGTTTTTAAACTGTTTGCAGTAGTAGTAAGCAACGGCCTCCTGCTGAGTTCAAAAGGCAAAGCATCTCATTTAAAGCGGGGCAGACTGTATATCACTCTGTGCATAAAGTGGAGCTCTTGTATTAAAAGTTGAGTTCAGATTTCATGAATTAACGTGAAATATTGCTTTCTTATCCTACCCTGGTTTCTGTAATAAACACACGCATGTAGCATGCTTAAATCACGGGCGGGGAATGTTTGGctctttgaaaaagaagtgGGAAGTCAAAGGTTCTCCAAATGTGACAGCTTGAAGTTCAAATTAAGTCAATCTCAGAACCAGCCCGGTGCCTGGGCAGAACCAGTCTTTCCTGGGGCTTTGCAGAGCACATGGGGCTCTGCCAGTGAAGCTCAGCCCTGATGAGCCCCCGACGGAGCACGGTGCTCGGCCCCAGGTAAGCTGATAAACCccatcctgctgctccccatctctcccagaGTCTGGTTGCCCTGCCCCGAGCAGCGTTAGCCATCCTGAGGACAAAGTCTGCTGGCGACGAGGCTGGGAGAAGGCAGGCTGGTGAGGGGAGCTGGCTGAGGGCGAAATACCGCCCAGATCTCTGTCCTCCTGCCTCAACAGAGAGCCTGGAGGAAGGCTTTGCTGCCAAGTGCAGCCGTGAAACCCCTGAACGGTGCTCCCCTCCTCTCTGACCCCTCGGAGCACGGGGCGAAACACACGGCGCTTTCACCGGGGCTTCCTTAGTGACTTTTTGAGGATCCAAACCGCATCTGCGTGGCGTCTCTACATCTATTTTCTCGCTTCTTTGCTCTGCCTCGTTGCTGTGCAGGGTAGGAAAGTTTGCGCCATTTCCTGTTGTCTTTCCCTTATGCTCCTGAGATATTGTAAAAATGTTCGGTATCCTCCAGTAGGTTGTAATCACTTCACCCTAATGTTTCACAGCTGCTAAGTGTAACTTTAAACCCAACCATTTGAGTGCTTACAATTAGTGAGTCAATGGAGCCGAGATCGGGTCTTTGTGattgcaaaaagagaaaacgAAACTTGGGGTCTTTTCTGAGTTTTAATTGGATAAAATGGGAACAAAAGTTGTGGAGATGAGGGGGGGTTTTAATGCAATAAATGGTTAGTGGGTTATGTGTTAGGGCGAAATAATTGAATCCACTGCTTGGCCTGTTTCGCAGATGGAAAAGGCACCGGGACAAGCATGTGTCTGCGGCGGCAGCGCCTCTGTCCTGGTAACCGCATGCACACCCTCTCGGAGCTCCCTGCTCTCCGACTGtaggagcagagctgaggagaaCAGAATCCATGGAGATGAGAGGCTTCAGCTGTGCCCCTCACCTGTCCTGCCCGGGAGCTGTGGCACAGCCGGGAGGTGCTTCCTGCCCCTCCATCACCCCCCTCTCGCTCTGGTATGAAACCATTTGGCTGTGCTGGGATTTCACCGGTGGGTTTTGCCTCTCTCAGTGCCACCAGCCCTGGCCACAGGCAGAAGGCATCTGAGGATGAAGGTGCTGCGTTCCTGCAGAGCGCTGTtggtgctgggaggggggaaaatgaccagaaaaaaagccattaactgggaaaaaaaacgGTCCACAGCTCGTGAGTCCAGATGCAGAGGCAAATGAAGGAGCCAAATATGAAGGTTGACACCTCTGGAGAGGAGGGCTGCGTTGCTCCCTGCGCTGCCTGAGCCTCGTGGGGTGCgggcacagccctgctctgctggcagcgTCGCACCCAGGCGAGGGGCAACGCCAGCGCTGATGGCCTGGTGTTTTGCAAAGTTGTTTATAAACACGTTCTAAGCCTTTCATAAAACAGCACGGGGGGGGCGTTTAATCCCATGCTGTTCGTTAACGTTAATTGAATACAAGCGTAAGCTGAGGCTCCTATGGAAAAGTCCTTTCAGCCCAACAGGGTAAACCCTCCTTTGGCTGAGGTTACTGGGTTTGTTCCCGCTCAGCGCTCCCGCCTCCTGCATGTGTTTGGAGCAGGGTTCAGTTACACCAGAAAATGCCTTTACCCTGGTGAAAGCAAAGGGCAGGTCGTAGCAGGGGTGCAAGTCACCAGCTCCGGAGCTGGGCGGTGGACACGGCAGGGTCGGCGTCTCCCCTGTCCCACACGGTGCTTGGCTGCAACTCTGACCCTCCAACGCCGTGCGCGAGCAGGGTCAGCGCTGGAGCTGGTGTTTCGCACTGTGGGGTACGGGATGGGGAGGTGCCGGCTGTCCCCCACTTGGGGTTCATACCACACACGTGCTGTTCCTGGCTGGGCTTCGGCATTGATACCGTCCCATCAATTGCCACCCTCTCCCTTGCTGCGCTCAGACGTAATTTGAAGCTGTGCATCTGTTGGTGAGTTCccaggctgattttttttgcctttcttgggaatttctgcagcaggaaatGACACTGAAATACTGATGGCCCCGTGCAGGTCACAGGCAATGGGTTGGTCCAAGCAGCCGCGGTGAGCTGCCTGCAGACGACCCCTGTGTGCTGTGGGCCAGGACCGTTCCGATGGCTGCGGAGCCGCCTGCCTGCGCTTCCCCACGCCAGGGAGCATCCAATGCCTGTGCCCATGCCGTGAGCCGAGTCCTGCAGGGCTCCCAGCTATTGCTGGGGACTACAGATGCTCAGCAATTCCTGGTGTGCTCGCAGCACCTTGCAGCATCCGGCTCTCTCAAAGGTGGCAGCTCCATCCCGGACAGGTTCATCCTCCGGCAGCTCTGGCTGGGGTGACCACTGGCCTCACTGGGCGGTCACCACagtgggcagggcagggggttTCCAgccttccctgtcccctctgcctccttcccctcatcctgttgaGTTTCATCGCGTTTCTGGAGCTGGGCACGGCGCAGCAGGGACGCTGCTCCTTGGCAGCCCTCCCTCCCGGGGAGCGCTCCTGCCACCTCGCCATAAATACTAATTAATAGCAAAGCCCTGGTCAAGATCAAGGAGGAGGCTCTGAATTTTCTTGGGAACTTTGCTGTCTGAAAGGTATCTTAAATATTCTCTAGCGCTCAGCCTATCAGTGGGTCAATTATACAGCGAGCAGTCATAAGAAgttaatttctaatttaataCAATGTTAAAAGGTTGTCAGGTTAAAATCTAATCTATAAACGAGACATGAAACGTCTCTTTAAAACGAGTGTCACGAACTGGTCCTGGCTCAAaccacaggctgctgctgcttctatAGGATGTAATTGCTTCCCAGTGAGTATTTACAATATTATTATAGGATGGCGATAAAAGGCCAGTGCCAGCCATGCCCGCACAGCAGCCGGTGCCAGCTGGGTGCTAATCCCACTCCCACCCTGGCCCCTCTCCCCCTGGACCCTTCTCTGAGGAGGTGAGAAGTGCTGGCTCCTGCATCTCCGCTCCCACTCTGTGCTGCGGGAAGCAGGATGCGGGAAGAACCCATCAGGTTTTCACTTAAATAAAACCTTGAGGTCAAGGGGAACGGTGACCTCCGTGATGTGTTTTGGAGGGAGTACAAATGTCTCTCTACCCCCCTGGCAAGGAGGGCTTCTCAGCCTGGCACTGCAGCGTTTCACCAGCCCCTGCGAGGTGCCAAACCTGACAGTCCAGGGGAGAAATGATGGGCAAGTGCATTCGGTTTTTGAACAACGTGGAGAGAGGACTTTGGCAAAGTTTCGCTGTGGGCTGAAAGTTGTGAGCCGCATTCAGACCAGCGGCTTCATTCAAGCAGAAAACCAGAGGCAGCACCTGCAGCCTGGGGTGAAGAGCtgcccccctgccctgccccgctGCCCACCACCCGCTCCCCCTACGCCCTCCACGGGAGAGACGGGCAGGATGCGGGCAGGGGGTCCGGACACATcccactgcctctcctcccactccctgGGTGTCCACATTGCAGCCACCTCTCAAGGTACATTGAATTTTGCTCCTTTTGTTGTCAAAAGGGGAAAGTCCAGCCGTCATGTGGAAGTGATGCCATTGTCCCAGCCGGGCAGCCGGCCGGACCACGAGACTCCTGCTCCTGGTAGTACACAGTATCTGTGGGAACTGAGCAGGATCAGGGCTGCCCTGGCCAGGCTCAGCCGAAAAACACCGTGCGACATCCCACCAGAGGCCACGCAACTGGCTTTGAAATGATGTGGGTTTACTTTCCAGTAGGAATCTTACCAACCCCAAAGCTTCGGATTAGGTAGGGTGGTATCTGAGCTCTACGCCCATAAAGCTCTGCAAGGTGGGGTCTTCCTAAAGAAGACCAAAATTTTGATGGAAGCAGAGGAGCACTGCAGCGAGGGCTGCGGGGAAATGTCGGGTAATGTTATACTGGTGTAAAAGGGAGGGAGGTGGCGATGTGCGGCTCTGGGCTGACCCGTGAAGCTGCAAGGGATGCGTGcgctctgctgcagcccctccacTGGCCAGGACTACTTCCCTGAGTTTTCTGGtaatttctgctcttctttgtAATTGAGAAAAGCTGCTGATGAACATCTGCGCAGGCACTGTCGGCTCTGAGCTGGCTGCCGGCGTTGTTAGTGCTTGCGCTGCCAGTGCTTTGATGTGTGCGTGATCCACGGGCTTGGCCGGGGCCACCGCGCAGATGCTGCCGGTGGGTGGTGCGACGGGTCCCACGCCGGCACGCGGTGAGCTGGGACAGCACCTGACGCATCTGTGCAAACAGCAGCCCCCACGGGAAACTCCCCACGCCTCCTTGCCAGGGCTCAGGAGGTGACCTCCCCTGCTTTCATCCGCAGAGGAAGGTCCCCGGAGGCGGACAGGGAGGTCAGCTCAGGTGCTTCTCTCCACCCCATCGGCGTAAGGGCAGAGGGATGTGATGCCCACGCGCTGCCCGGCACAGCAGAGCCCCTCCTCGCCGGTGCAAAGGAGAAGCCGGGCAGGCAAAGCCACGGGAGGGCTTTTGCAGGCACGGTGTGGCCCGGGGAGCGCAATCTGTGGCCTTAATCCCGCCGTGTCCTGCGCGCTCTCAAATCCCCTTCACTTCAATGAGCGCTTGTAGTGTCAGGCCTGCGCCGGGCGAGACGGCGCGCGGGGATGGCGAGGAGGATTTGCTCAAGAGGCACTGTTTTTAAGGTGCGATTTGAAGGATGGAAGACAGATGGCAACTGGAGAGGACAAACGGATCAAGTGAAGGGTTTGTTTTCAGCGTGGAGGGGAAGACACGGGAGGGAATCACTGCTGGCTACAAAATGGGGGCTATTAATACCTGCAGCATCTCACGCCTCGCCCTTAGCCCGGCGAGGCAGGATCCTGACGCGCCGCCACGGCGGGGCAGACGCTGGCCCCTGCGCCGGGCACAAGTGTGGGTTTTTCTGCCGTGATGAATTGATCCCAGCTAGTGCTGAGTGTCCCCAGACAAAGCTGGGAGAGGGGTTTATTAGCCGGACGGCGGCACTGCCATTGTCCCTCctatcttttcttccctttcagccTCCCTCCCAGTGGCCCAGGTCTCAAAGACCATGTGTCAAGAGATTAGTGACCTGCACCAAGGGCAATTGCTTGCTTTGTGCCGGCAGGCCGGCGTCAGGACTGTTATTTACTTGTTATTTGGTGCTGCCTCCGTTGAGGTATCCATGGAAAAGGCGCCCGGAGAGCAATGTGCCGGCCTGCAGAGCACACCGGgctgaggagctgggagagcagaCGCTCCACGGTAGATGGTTTTGGTCTGCTGTGTGCCCACACCGAGACCCCCGAACCCCCCGGGGTGGTTGGTGCGGGAGCCCTTCACctacagagaaaagaggaaaaagcagagttgttttcaggaaaatgaaacGCAGCACAGAAATGCCGGAGCACCTCACTGGGCACAGAACCGGAGCCGAGGCCGTGATGGGGCATTGCCCCGTGGCAGTCTCAGTTTGCGGACTTGTGTTAAAAAGTAAACGATGGGAAGAGTCCGGCCCGTCTGCAAAGCCCTGCACTGCCTTCCCATGGTTCTGGCAAAGAGCAACTCAGAGGAGCGCTGGGTTTTGAGGAAATGTGAGTAAAAATGATGAGAGTTGGCCCTTCTGGGCAGCGCTGGGTATTCGTCAGATTTGTTTATGGTGAAACACCCGCAAAATGGACAGGTGCAATAAGAAAGCGTATTCCTGCCCATgatttattctggttttattttctcatcgGTGAAATGCACTCTCCTATAAACACAAGACGGTGATTTTCtgcaatctgaaaaaaaaagtcaaaccgAGACCAAAACCACAACTCATGTGACCTGGGAACGGCAGCGTCAGATCCTGCTTTAGATGTGATTTCAAACGCCTTCCCAGATCCTGTCTGAAGCGGACAGGCCAAGATGCGAGCGCTGCTCAGCCCTGCGCACCCAGGGCTGTGTCACTTGCCCCTCTTTTGATGCTGTAACTTCTGCCAAGCTCCTGGCTCCAAGCACTGGACAGGGAGCTTCTGGAGGCGAAGGGATGGGTGCGGAGGGGATGGGTGACCCCCCCTGAGGCTGCGCATTCCCCCTTCCaggggcagctggggggggATTGCTCCCACCAGGCAGAGATCAAAAATATAAGAAACAAGGGAGAAAACCGGAGGGGCAGgatccagccctgccctggggtCTCCTCCAGGGTTTGCAGCCTGGGTACGGGGGGAGGGCGATGGgggggctgcagctctgcccgcCCCCTCGGAGGCTGCACCGAGACCCCTCggatttccctttttttcccctttccccgAAGCGGTGCGGCCGCCCCCGCCctgcccggccccgccgctccGCTCCCGGCCACCAAAACCgccttttctgccctttttttcccatccctTCTCGCCCAGAGTCCGGAGCCGGCCCGGCCCGGGGGCTGCGGGCACGATGCGGCTCAGGATGCGGGACGGGCTCAAATCCTCCCCTTCGATCCCGCAGAGGACCCTGACAGCGGTCCTTTATCAAATACCGCCGTTTGCTGAGATCTTTCCCGCACGGGACGGAGCGCGGCCCCGGGCTCTCCCGCTCTCTCCTCCCGGGGAGACCGCAAACGCCGCAAATCGACTCTTACGGCTCGTTTGGGATTTTTAGGAAGCACTCACCCTTTCTCAGGGCTGCGCAGCGCGAGCTCCATCACTCGCTGCAGCCCGAGCCGGGACACGAGAGATTCCCCACTTAGATGCTTGTGTAttaattttcccagaaattttatgcatattctattactttccaagggcTGATTTTAACGTTATTATGAACTTCTCAACGAGCAAAACTcctgctaatttggagctttggagccagctctgcctgacctcgCGTTTGAGACGGGGaagggctgcaggcagaggggaTTGCAGGAGAGGCAGCTGCACAGCCGGCAGTTTCGGTATCACCGGGAGCGGCTGCGCTCGGAGAACCTGGGCGGTGTTTATTTTTACCGATAAACACCTCTACAGCCCCCGAGCCCGAGGGGACGGGCCGACACAGCCCCCCCGGGCTGCGGGCGCGGGGCGCCCCGACGGGGCGGACAGCTCGGCGGCTCCGTTTCCCCCCCCGCGGGAGCCCATCCGCGGTCAGGAGCAGGGGTGCTCGCCCCCAACCCCATCCCGTGACGGCGAGGAGGCGGCGGTCACGCCGTTATCCCGAGGATTACGTGCCCCGGCCGGGATGTGACACACTTTCTCAAATGGAAGTTTTTTAAACAGAGGGATTTGTATGATCCCCCCTTCCTATCCTCGCTCCATCCCCGTCCCCAGCGGTGCCCTCTCGGTCCCCCCCCGCGCTGGCAAAGGCCACCACAGGGGCTCCCGTCTCCTTTTAAGGCAGTGGGTTCGGTGCGTGAGagagataataataataataataataataataataataataataataataataataataataatataatttaaaaaatcaaggGCTGAGCGGGCTCCTGGAGGTAACGGAGGATGCGTCCCCCACGTCGAGCGCGGGGTGCGCAGGGGCCGCCCGGCCGGGGTCACACGCCACCCGTCCTGACAAACAGGCtggaaaatgtgtttataaGTTGTTCAAACTCTGGATAAACTTGAGCGGCGTTTGTGTCTGCGTCTCCCCGCCTGTTGTGATTTTCCAGAAATCTGGattactggaaatattttctttaaagctggAGAGAAATCTAAACAGTGTGAGGGCAGGGGGAGCTCGGGGGGTGCCGCGCTGGCGGGGCTCCTCGGGTTTCCCCTCGACGGGGCGCGCAGCTCCGCGCCCGCGCAGCGAGAGGAGGAGGGACGGCGGCGCGGGGCTGCTGTCGGGTCAGGCGTTACCCTCGTCGCCGTCGTTAAAAGCGCATCAGGCGGGCGCCGGTGCCCCGCAAACCCCGGGAGGCGCGACCCCTCCTCGCTGCCCCCTCGACGGGCTCTGGAGCGCATCCCGGGCAGGAGGCGTTTTCCCGGGATCTCGTGGGGTTAAGGGGATCCCCACCCCGCCGAGGGGTGCGAGGGGCGGTgcggggaggtgggggggaggcGGAGTGGGGTGAGAGCAGGTGGGGGAGAGCAAACGAGGGCAGTTTCGTTACACGTgggtttattttcctctccaggtggagggggaggaggggatcCGCGGAAGCCgtcagggctgggagggggccCTGCAGTCATCGAACGTCTCCTGCGGAGGGGAAGGACTTTCTCCGACCCGGGGACGGGGCGCAGGGAGCTCCCAACCCCGCACCTGCGATTTCGACCCcaggtctgtctgtctgtc
This region includes:
- the LOC128854203 gene encoding uncharacterized protein LOC128854203, translated to MCLRRQRLCPGNRMHTLSELPALRLATSPGHRQKASEDEGAAFLQSAQRAGRSRGASHQLRSWAVDTAGSASPLSHTVLGCNSDPPTPCASRVSAGAGVSHCGVRDGEVPAVPHLGFIPHTCCSWLGFGIDTVPSIATLSLAALRRNLKLCICWWRGRRGSAEAVRAGRGPCSHRTSPAEGKDFLRPGDGAQGAPNPAPAISTPGLSVCPARTPARRPRPSATLPFPAPVWVPPLLEQPLLSVLPERTGESLAVASGLGRGGGRRLAFATGKSLSPGAERPRPVRPVGGEPSPGRGAPTARCSREEGKAEARLLVRTVIFHQSPAICVSAPDRTPAVLLAEVTETTQRWRRANCICSPALRSKLRPSHGAGKGAKGPCDMREI